A region from the Bacillus thuringiensis genome encodes:
- a CDS encoding DUF6442 family protein, whose translation MQKEEILRKYKKMGRDERKELIELDSSSYGLIAVLVLVLFFGSWKLMHGIKSYELISIFSGYIASTSFYKFKKLKAQKFLIASILAIMSTIASAIAFFLEG comes from the coding sequence ATGCAAAAAGAAGAGATATTAAGAAAATACAAAAAAATGGGGAGAGATGAACGTAAAGAACTTATAGAATTAGATTCATCTAGTTACGGTTTAATAGCTGTGCTTGTTTTAGTCCTATTTTTTGGTTCTTGGAAATTGATGCATGGTATTAAAAGTTACGAATTAATTTCAATTTTTTCTGGTTATATAGCTAGTACAAGTTTTTATAAGTTTAAAAAATTGAAAGCACAAAAATTTCTTATTGCAAGCATCCTAGCAATAATGAGTACAATTGCAAGTGCCATAGCTTTCTTTCTGGAGGGATGA
- a CDS encoding DUF418 domain-containing protein, giving the protein MQQNARIYSLDIIRGIAILCILFANLPTMTGLDPFNQAGYSDTDKGIRFLIDLFIQAKFYTVFAFLFGVGFYIFIKNAEVKGYSMYKLFSRRLCILLLFGLLHFIFLWYGDILHAYALAAFVLLFFYKRSTKLIFIFGCIALLISYTLHAILFLQAGSSISAVPSYYQYMFTGHTTNHTVNLFTHYSHQVKARLFFLMTEEFQQLLIGIPEYIGLFLIGLWAGKKDIFKRVPELIKEIRFIQWSSLCISCLLSCPIIYYFIKMDVYYSQDIKLWILFGGKTLAIFYICTLLRVCENKKYIERLQPFMNVGKYALTNYISQSILTLVILSLYFKDVSQVYYWQLCIFGILIVFVQIMFSKIWSKYFRYGPIEWIWRKGIYKK; this is encoded by the coding sequence ATGCAACAAAACGCCCGTATTTATTCTTTAGACATAATAAGGGGTATAGCCATACTATGTATCCTATTTGCTAATCTACCTACTATGACGGGACTAGATCCCTTTAACCAGGCCGGTTACTCCGATACAGATAAAGGGATTCGTTTTTTAATAGATTTGTTTATACAGGCAAAATTCTATACTGTTTTTGCGTTCTTATTTGGAGTAGGGTTTTATATCTTTATAAAAAATGCTGAAGTAAAAGGCTATTCAATGTATAAGCTGTTTAGCCGTAGATTGTGTATCTTACTACTCTTTGGTTTACTCCACTTTATCTTTCTATGGTATGGAGATATTCTACACGCATATGCCTTAGCTGCCTTTGTCCTATTGTTCTTTTATAAGCGTTCTACAAAGCTTATTTTTATATTTGGCTGCATCGCCCTACTTATTAGCTATACACTACATGCTATTTTATTTTTACAAGCAGGTTCTTCTATTTCTGCAGTACCAAGTTACTATCAATATATGTTTACTGGTCACACTACCAATCACACTGTAAATCTATTTACACATTATTCACATCAAGTAAAAGCTCGTCTGTTCTTTTTAATGACCGAGGAATTCCAACAGTTACTAATAGGAATTCCGGAATATATAGGCTTATTTTTAATCGGTTTATGGGCTGGTAAGAAAGATATTTTTAAAAGGGTACCGGAATTAATAAAGGAAATTAGATTTATCCAGTGGAGTTCGTTATGCATTTCATGTCTTCTCTCTTGTCCTATTATCTACTATTTTATAAAAATGGATGTCTATTACTCTCAGGATATTAAACTATGGATTCTATTTGGAGGGAAAACGCTAGCTATATTCTATATTTGTACTCTACTTAGGGTTTGTGAGAATAAAAAATATATAGAGCGGCTGCAACCCTTTATGAACGTAGGCAAGTATGCTTTAACGAATTACATTAGCCAAAGTATACTAACTCTTGTCATTCTTTCGTTGTACTTTAAAGATGTCTCACAGGTATATTACTGGCAACTATGTATCTTCGGGATTTTAATTGTCTTTGTGCAAATTATGTTCAGCAAAATTTGGAGTAAATATTTCCGCTATGGTCCCATTGAATGGATATGGAGAAAAGGAATTTACAAAAAGTAA
- a CDS encoding IS6 family transposase translates to MEKRNLFKWKHYQPELILLTVWWYLRYNLSFRNLVEMMEERGLSIAHTTIMRWVHQYGPQLEEKVRHHLKSTNDSWRVDETYIKVKGQWMYLYRAVDSEGNTIDFYLSKSRDKQAAKCFFKKALTFSYVSKPRVITIDKDPAYPVAIQALKEEKHMPEGIKLRQVRYLNNIVEQDHRFIKKRVHPMLGFKSFKTATSILSGVEAMHMIKKEQIDLRDQSVQNQKEFIHQLFGLTA, encoded by the coding sequence ATGGAAAAGAGAAATTTGTTCAAATGGAAGCATTATCAGCCGGAACTAATCTTATTAACAGTATGGTGGTACCTAAGGTACAATTTGAGCTTCCGTAACTTGGTGGAAATGATGGAGGAAAGAGGATTATCCATTGCTCACACAACGATTATGCGCTGGGTTCATCAATATGGACCTCAACTAGAAGAGAAAGTACGACATCATCTAAAATCAACAAATGATTCATGGAGAGTCGATGAAACCTATATTAAAGTAAAAGGGCAATGGATGTATTTATATCGTGCCGTTGATTCAGAAGGGAATACCATTGATTTTTATCTAAGTAAATCAAGAGATAAACAAGCCGCCAAGTGTTTTTTCAAGAAAGCCCTGACTTTTTCGTACGTTTCTAAACCTCGCGTGATAACAATAGATAAGGACCCTGCCTATCCTGTAGCAATTCAAGCGTTGAAAGAAGAAAAACATATGCCTGAAGGCATAAAGCTAAGACAAGTTAGATATCTCAATAATATAGTGGAACAAGATCATCGTTTTATTAAGAAACGTGTGCATCCTATGTTGGGGTTTAAGTCATTTAAAACTGCAACTTCTATATTGAGTGGTGTTGAAGCCATGCATATGATTAAAAAAGAACAGATTGATTTACGGGACCAGTCTGTCCAAAATCAGAAAGAATTCATCCATCAATTGTTTGGGCTAACAGCATAA
- a CDS encoding helix-turn-helix transcriptional regulator: MKDELVLQNRLKVARAEKKISQGELAEMVGVSRQTISSIETGQFCPTAKLALVLCIALDKKFEELFYF, translated from the coding sequence TTGAAAGATGAATTAGTACTGCAAAATCGTTTGAAAGTAGCAAGAGCTGAGAAAAAAATATCACAGGGTGAATTAGCTGAAATGGTAGGAGTATCTAGGCAAACAATTAGTTCTATTGAAACAGGACAATTTTGTCCAACTGCAAAGTTAGCATTAGTACTTTGTATAGCACTAGATAAAAAATTTGAAGAATTATTTTATTTTTGA
- a CDS encoding IS4 family transposase produces MNLSTFDKLELFSKKLQRYMSPGALEQLAREIGFVQRKSKYRAQDLVALCVWLGENIANTSLTQLCSRLEANTGISMSPEGLNQRFNSRAVQFLQQLLAHLLHQQFCASSKIPTLYTKYFRRIRILDSTHFQIPDKFTSTYQGSGGSGQSAGVKIQLEYDLLSGQFLHVHVGSGKHNDKTYTSTCLTSLQPNDVCIRDLGYFDLKDLHTISECDAYFISRLKLNTRIYQKNKEPEYFQNGTIKKQSEYIQLDMEQFIDQLQSGETYEIPEIYIGMYQKLPARLIMYKLTETQMKRRQKDLASKEHKKQITYKERSKRLSAINFYVTNIPLEYLPKEQVYDFYSLRWQIELIFKTWKTFFRIHKCSSVKLDRLECHLYGQLISILLCSSTMFQMRQLLLIKKKRELSEYKATYIIKDYFLLIYQSLQKDTQELTKILFRLFNLLQKNGQKSHRYEKKTVFDILDVVYNFSMSHNHVA; encoded by the coding sequence ATGAACTTATCGACTTTTGATAAATTAGAGTTGTTTTCTAAAAAGTTACAACGATATATGTCACCTGGTGCTCTAGAACAATTAGCTAGAGAAATAGGATTTGTTCAAAGAAAAAGTAAATATCGTGCGCAAGATTTAGTAGCTCTTTGTGTTTGGTTAGGCGAAAACATAGCAAATACTTCATTGACACAACTATGTAGTCGATTAGAAGCTAACACAGGTATTTCTATGAGTCCAGAAGGACTCAATCAACGCTTTAATTCTCGAGCTGTACAGTTTTTACAACAACTCTTAGCACATTTACTTCACCAACAATTTTGTGCTTCTAGCAAGATTCCAACTTTGTATACAAAATATTTTCGACGTATCCGCATCTTGGATTCTACCCATTTTCAAATTCCAGATAAATTCACTTCTACATATCAAGGTTCAGGTGGTAGCGGTCAAAGTGCTGGAGTAAAAATTCAACTAGAGTATGATTTACTAAGTGGTCAATTTCTTCATGTTCATGTAGGATCCGGAAAACACAATGATAAAACGTATACTTCTACTTGTTTAACATCCCTTCAACCGAACGATGTATGTATACGTGATTTAGGATATTTCGACTTAAAAGATTTACATACTATAAGCGAGTGTGATGCTTATTTTATTTCGCGATTAAAGCTTAATACACGTATATATCAGAAGAATAAAGAACCTGAATACTTTCAAAATGGAACCATAAAAAAGCAATCTGAGTACATCCAATTAGATATGGAGCAATTTATTGACCAATTACAGTCAGGTGAAACATATGAAATTCCTGAAATCTATATTGGAATGTATCAAAAGCTTCCGGCAAGACTAATTATGTATAAATTAACTGAAACGCAAATGAAGCGTAGACAAAAGGATTTAGCTTCTAAAGAACATAAGAAGCAAATTACCTATAAAGAACGCAGTAAACGACTTAGTGCAATTAACTTTTACGTTACAAATATTCCATTGGAATATCTGCCAAAAGAGCAAGTATACGATTTTTACTCCTTACGATGGCAAATTGAACTTATCTTTAAAACATGGAAAACATTTTTTCGTATTCATAAATGTAGTTCTGTAAAATTAGATAGACTAGAATGTCACTTATACGGACAATTAATAAGTATCCTTCTTTGTTCCTCCACCATGTTTCAAATGCGCCAACTACTCCTCATCAAGAAGAAACGAGAATTAAGCGAATATAAAGCAACTTATATCATAAAAGATTATTTCTTACTTATTTATCAATCTTTGCAAAAAGACACCCAAGAATTAACAAAGATATTGTTTCGGCTGTTCAATCTTTTGCAGAAAAACGGACAAAAATCCCATAGGTATGAGAAGAAAACAGTCTTTGATATCTTAGACGTCGTCTACAACTTTTCCATGTCTCATAATCATGTAGCGTAA
- a CDS encoding transposase, translating to MKNHIKVNGKILQTNKKWSHLKQRQRQHISNWLRREYSQFIKTHYRRPKKYEHDEILHEVMNQIQEREIWIPYSEIKRYYVSNIGKWFRKIEDEWEIQMDNKEMQQALKEK from the coding sequence ATGAAAAACCACATAAAAGTAAATGGAAAAATCCTTCAAACAAATAAAAAATGGTCACATCTCAAGCAAAGACAAAGACAACATATTTCTAATTGGTTACGTAGAGAATATTCACAGTTTATAAAAACACATTATAGAAGACCTAAAAAGTATGAACATGATGAGATTCTCCATGAAGTGATGAATCAAATACAAGAACGTGAAATTTGGATTCCGTATAGTGAAATAAAAAGATACTATGTAAGCAATATAGGAAAATGGTTTAGAAAAATAGAAGATGAATGGGAAATACAAATGGACAACAAAGAGATGCAGCAAGCATTAAAAGAAAAGTAG
- a CDS encoding DUF4097 family beta strand repeat-containing protein: MKKVFKNVLPFTVVVSSVLIFTSACTNDASSDKKNSSIKYEEKSYSIEADKISKISLAAMDRSVDVVKSNDNVIHITYFDNDKESYAISVSDEKNLIMQANTDKELKDYVGLNSDKAHRNIKISVPRGIESGIEIKTSKGDINLSEVNISGTIDAKTSNGKIKASNVEIEKRFKLETKNDDINLSNVKVKGSVDATVSNGNLDIEKVTVEDTLKLKSKNGGINGTIVGSYDVFNIASQASKGKNNLPENKSGGDKKLDVNANNGDINLKFVR, translated from the coding sequence ATGAAAAAAGTTTTTAAAAATGTCTTACCTTTCACTGTAGTTGTTAGCTCAGTATTAATTTTTACTTCTGCATGTACAAATGATGCTAGTTCTGATAAGAAAAATAGTTCAATAAAATATGAGGAAAAGAGCTATTCAATAGAAGCAGATAAGATTTCCAAAATATCTCTAGCTGCAATGGATCGAAGTGTCGATGTGGTAAAATCAAACGATAACGTGATTCATATTACGTATTTTGATAATGATAAAGAATCCTATGCGATAAGTGTTTCAGATGAAAAGAATTTAATTATGCAAGCCAATACCGATAAAGAATTGAAAGACTATGTGGGCCTTAATTCCGACAAAGCACATAGGAATATAAAGATATCAGTTCCGCGTGGTATTGAAAGTGGTATTGAAATAAAAACATCTAAAGGGGATATTAATCTTTCAGAAGTAAATATATCTGGTACTATCGATGCAAAAACTTCAAATGGAAAAATAAAAGCTTCTAATGTAGAAATTGAGAAAAGATTCAAATTGGAAACCAAAAATGACGATATAAATCTATCCAATGTTAAGGTGAAAGGTTCCGTTGATGCAACAGTTTCAAATGGTAACCTAGATATAGAAAAAGTTACAGTTGAAGATACATTAAAATTAAAATCAAAAAATGGTGGTATAAATGGAACTATAGTAGGATCGTATGATGTATTTAATATTGCGAGCCAAGCTTCTAAAGGTAAAAACAATCTACCAGAAAATAAAAGTGGTGGTGACAAAAAATTAGATGTCAATGCTAATAATGGAGACATAAACCTTAAATTTGTCCGTTAA
- a CDS encoding thioredoxin family protein, with protein sequence MKKIYKIGAVITTLCVIGITIFTLTKNESVKTEIVTPEKTIVSAVDAESASKNIKNISKEELKQKIQSHEEFIAYYYQPTCHYCKKAAPDINSMSNKHDRTIYRIDISTPENQSAFQEFDIPGTPVIVAYNRGKEVERLEGAVSAATYDGFFARRNSNAS encoded by the coding sequence ATGAAAAAAATCTACAAAATCGGAGCAGTTATAACAACTTTATGTGTTATTGGTATCACGATCTTTACTTTAACTAAAAATGAATCAGTCAAAACAGAAATAGTAACACCGGAAAAAACAATTGTATCTGCTGTAGATGCAGAAAGTGCATCAAAAAATATAAAAAATATTTCAAAAGAAGAATTAAAGCAAAAGATACAATCCCATGAAGAATTTATTGCGTATTACTATCAACCAACCTGCCATTATTGTAAAAAGGCTGCACCAGATATCAATAGTATGTCAAATAAACATGATAGAACCATCTATCGCATTGATATCTCTACGCCGGAAAATCAAAGTGCCTTCCAAGAGTTCGACATTCCTGGTACTCCAGTTATTGTAGCTTACAATAGAGGTAAAGAAGTTGAACGCCTAGAAGGGGCAGTGTCAGCTGCTACATATGACGGATTCTTTGCGAGACGTAATTCGAACGCTAGTTAA
- a CDS encoding histidine phosphatase family protein: MQILLIRHGESEADILNVHEGRADFELTEMGRKQVKGLVHKVKNDFPPDFIWASTLKRARETAETLAKAIGCPVKFEEELMEFNNGIQAGMSFEEAKKYPEPKFLHDRFENGESFIEFRMRIETIFSKIVTENKYERIAIVAHGGVITSILRAFFQMPINMDYYFKVGDTGISMIELTDKEKVIHFINDTNHLECI; this comes from the coding sequence ATGCAAATACTATTAATTAGGCACGGGGAATCGGAAGCGGATATTTTAAACGTACATGAAGGAAGAGCAGATTTTGAATTAACGGAGATGGGTAGAAAACAAGTGAAAGGTTTAGTACATAAAGTGAAAAATGACTTTCCACCAGATTTTATATGGGCAAGTACATTAAAGAGGGCGCGAGAAACTGCTGAAACATTAGCGAAAGCAATTGGTTGTCCAGTGAAATTTGAAGAAGAATTAATGGAATTTAATAATGGTATACAGGCTGGCATGTCTTTCGAAGAAGCGAAAAAGTATCCAGAGCCAAAATTTCTTCATGATCGTTTTGAAAATGGGGAATCATTCATTGAGTTTCGAATGAGAATTGAAACGATATTTTCTAAAATTGTGACAGAAAATAAATATGAACGGATTGCAATTGTAGCTCATGGCGGGGTAATTACTAGTATATTACGTGCCTTTTTCCAAATGCCAATTAACATGGATTACTATTTTAAAGTAGGAGATACAGGGATTAGTATGATTGAACTTACGGATAAAGAAAAAGTAATTCATTTTATCAATGATACGAACCACTTAGAATGTATATAG
- a CDS encoding CPBP family intramembrane glutamic endopeptidase, whose amino-acid sequence MTNLHNQNLTSLKQFILGTLLISMFAPFLFGLLLKIVFSLHFTEHFFDNNDSLEITKIFSLTLSILSFSIYYIFTRDFFYNLILSTLNIKSLNRGRTYVSILIANIFVVLFGTTTSLISSDSANIQATNLGIDTLSEQSFSIYIIAISTHVLIGPLLEELLYRGIILRFLEIKYSFFAGLIISSLLFGLAHNYDFVFIIFTTLMGIIYGLLYKKTNSIIPGIIGHMTYNLYTFI is encoded by the coding sequence ATGACTAATTTACACAATCAAAATCTGACTTCATTGAAACAATTTATTTTAGGAACGCTACTAATATCGATGTTTGCACCATTTCTTTTTGGATTATTATTAAAAATAGTATTCTCATTACATTTTACTGAACATTTTTTTGATAATAATGACAGTTTAGAAATAACGAAAATTTTTTCATTAACCCTTTCTATACTTTCGTTTTCCATTTATTACATTTTCACACGAGATTTTTTTTATAATCTAATATTATCTACACTTAATATTAAATCATTAAATCGCGGTAGGACATATGTATCTATATTGATTGCAAATATATTTGTTGTTTTATTCGGTACAACAACAAGTCTCATCTCGAGTGATTCAGCAAATATACAAGCAACAAATCTAGGCATAGACACATTATCCGAACAATCTTTTAGCATATACATAATTGCTATATCAACACATGTATTAATCGGACCTCTTTTAGAAGAACTTCTATATCGTGGAATTATTCTCAGATTTTTAGAAATCAAGTATTCTTTTTTTGCTGGGTTGATAATATCCAGTTTATTATTTGGTTTAGCTCATAACTATGATTTTGTATTCATTATTTTTACAACTCTAATGGGTATAATTTATGGTTTACTCTATAAGAAAACTAACTCAATAATTCCAGGAATAATTGGACATATGACTTACAATTTATATACATTTATATAA
- a CDS encoding class IIb bacteriocin, lactobin A/cerein 7B family, with protein sequence MLKESLLVNTKNMSVEELSFDETQKIDGGVNPWVVAGTVGGVIALGNEVYKFGGGVVDGWKAAGKRKKK encoded by the coding sequence ATGTTGAAAGAATCTTTATTAGTAAACACAAAAAATATGTCAGTAGAAGAACTTTCTTTTGATGAAACTCAAAAAATTGATGGCGGTGTAAATCCTTGGGTTGTTGCTGGAACTGTAGGTGGTGTAATTGCATTAGGAAATGAAGTGTATAAATTTGGTGGCGGAGTAGTAGATGGTTGGAAAGCTGCTGGGAAAAGAAAGAAAAAATAA
- a CDS encoding HlyD family efflux transporter periplasmic adaptor subunit, translating into MNKIYSFDQLSDSVELLEKKPPRVISWLLGFLSLIFIVFFIWAYFSKIDIVSKGTAIVQGKFEVSVMRNQSAGIVETVLVRSGDEVKKGDTLVQLKNRELEYKQNQFDQVVKNLEQQKKMLEELKRSIQLKKPIFSNEVDEKVKTEYKAYEEGYQSLQNEKENEIKTLDHSKISNEQDDVLQGLIFEKENNQREIESLIRQKGKENILNEKKELLNDEIVLLQSQKDNLVKRIEQRSSFLESERKKVEEIKKGKQDQKKYGLSQYKENTIVSVNQRIQTLEQSIFEKKQEVDSANIQGETMSIKALKDGIVQLPVVLQSGDLVDSGQEIISIVPKENEKKIKMLLSAQEIKGVKKGDTVQYSFQLKKTDKQVGKVTYVSVNPIFDKTSKSYMYEIEATIEIDDLGELHTGMIGRGSVIVGEERAWKFILKKFDFISN; encoded by the coding sequence ATGAATAAAATATATTCTTTTGATCAGTTATCAGATAGTGTTGAACTATTAGAAAAAAAACCTCCTCGTGTTATAAGTTGGTTATTAGGTTTTCTTTCTTTAATTTTTATAGTTTTTTTTATTTGGGCGTATTTTAGCAAAATAGATATTGTTAGTAAGGGTACAGCAATTGTACAAGGTAAATTTGAAGTAAGTGTAATGCGAAATCAATCGGCTGGTATTGTTGAAACGGTTCTAGTTCGTTCTGGTGATGAAGTAAAAAAAGGAGACACTTTAGTTCAATTAAAAAACAGAGAATTGGAATACAAACAGAATCAATTTGATCAAGTTGTTAAAAATTTAGAACAACAAAAAAAGATGTTGGAAGAATTAAAGAGAAGTATTCAATTAAAAAAACCTATATTTTCTAATGAAGTAGATGAAAAGGTAAAAACTGAGTATAAAGCTTACGAAGAGGGTTATCAGTCTTTACAAAATGAAAAAGAGAACGAGATAAAAACATTGGATCATAGTAAAATTTCTAATGAGCAAGATGATGTTTTACAAGGATTAATTTTTGAAAAAGAAAATAATCAGAGAGAAATTGAATCTTTGATTAGACAAAAAGGAAAAGAGAATATTCTTAATGAAAAAAAAGAATTGTTGAATGATGAAATAGTATTACTTCAATCTCAAAAAGATAATTTAGTAAAGAGAATAGAACAGAGGTCATCATTTTTAGAAAGTGAAAGAAAGAAAGTTGAAGAAATTAAAAAAGGTAAACAGGATCAAAAAAAATATGGATTAAGTCAATATAAAGAAAATACTATTGTTTCAGTTAATCAACGTATTCAAACTTTAGAACAAAGTATTTTTGAAAAAAAACAAGAGGTTGATAGTGCTAATATTCAAGGAGAGACTATGAGTATTAAAGCTTTAAAAGATGGTATTGTACAATTACCTGTAGTTTTACAATCAGGTGATTTAGTTGATTCAGGCCAAGAAATCATTTCTATTGTTCCGAAGGAAAATGAGAAAAAGATAAAGATGTTATTGTCGGCACAAGAAATAAAAGGAGTTAAAAAGGGTGATACAGTACAATATTCTTTTCAATTAAAGAAAACAGATAAACAGGTAGGGAAAGTTACTTATGTTTCTGTAAATCCTATTTTTGATAAAACTTCAAAATCTTATATGTATGAAATAGAAGCAACGATTGAAATAGATGATTTAGGTGAATTGCATACAGGTATGATTGGAAGAGGATCTGTAATTGTAGGTGAAGAACGAGCTTGGAAATTTATATTAAAAAAATTTGATTTTATTTCTAATTAG
- a CDS encoding peptidase domain-containing ABC transporter, with amino-acid sequence MSKFPFIMQHDLKDCGPACLAMISRHYGLSISISKIREIAGTDLQGTNVQGLLESAERLGFDTKGVRVKELNALYELPLPAIAHVNMPGGLLHYVVIYKINKKKVYVSDPAKGLVIYSLEDFSKIWTGVLVLLIPGQKFKKGKTSQGNLVRFLSLLKLQKKLLFSVFFASIFFNIFGLLGAFYFKFLIDDIVTNQLLQTLHVVSIGVIVLYVFKVLISYFRTHLILYLSRRIDVQLMLGYYRHVVGLPMNFFETRKVGEIISRFMDAGKIRDALSTITVTLMIDTLMVTLGAILLYIHSPILFGVTLLLVPFYIIIILLFHKPYQNINYEEMESNAKLTSYLVESLNGISTVKSYNAEKEVFFQTESHFVNLLKHVFKRGMLSNLQGSIKLGLELIGGTVILWIGAIQVLEGNMTIGELITYNALLAYFLDPIENLIGIQPTMQSALVAGERLNEVFDLELEKSEKEFNKVSIKKLSGNIKCSNVTFRYGTRKNILNGISFSIDSGSQIAFVGESGSGKTTISKLLMGFYDSREGEIHYDDYHIREINKTSLRDRISYVSQESFFFSGSIYDNLRFGLDNKVTLEEIIKVCKDAAIHDFISELPLRYDTLLEENASNLSGGQRQRLAIARSLLKNPDILILDEATSNLDSTTEKLITDMLKELRHKGITVIMIAHRLSTIQHANKIFVMEKGMVIEEGSHEELLFIKGEYYRLWKNQTIHAEHIDSQLHVMRGNQYE; translated from the coding sequence ATGAGTAAATTTCCTTTTATTATGCAACATGATTTAAAAGATTGCGGTCCAGCATGTCTTGCTATGATCTCTAGACATTATGGACTTTCTATATCTATTTCTAAAATTAGAGAAATAGCGGGTACAGATTTACAAGGTACGAATGTGCAAGGTCTTTTAGAGTCAGCTGAGAGATTAGGATTTGATACAAAGGGAGTTAGAGTAAAGGAATTAAACGCTTTATATGAATTACCTCTACCAGCTATTGCACATGTTAATATGCCAGGTGGCTTATTACATTATGTAGTTATTTATAAAATAAATAAAAAGAAAGTATATGTTTCTGATCCAGCTAAGGGTCTTGTTATTTATTCTTTAGAAGATTTCAGTAAGATTTGGACCGGGGTTTTGGTATTACTTATTCCTGGTCAAAAATTTAAAAAAGGAAAAACATCACAAGGAAATTTGGTGAGGTTTTTATCCTTGTTAAAATTACAGAAAAAATTATTATTCTCTGTGTTTTTTGCTTCGATTTTTTTTAATATATTTGGTTTATTAGGAGCATTTTATTTTAAATTTTTAATAGATGATATTGTAACTAATCAGTTACTTCAGACATTACATGTTGTGTCTATTGGGGTTATTGTACTATATGTTTTTAAAGTGTTAATTTCTTATTTTAGAACTCATTTGATTTTATATTTGAGTAGACGAATTGATGTTCAATTAATGCTTGGATATTATCGTCATGTAGTAGGATTACCTATGAATTTTTTTGAGACAAGAAAAGTAGGAGAAATTATTTCTCGTTTTATGGATGCAGGTAAGATACGTGATGCATTATCGACGATAACAGTGACATTAATGATTGATACCTTGATGGTTACACTTGGAGCGATTTTGTTATATATACATAGTCCGATTTTATTTGGGGTTACGCTTTTACTAGTTCCTTTTTATATAATTATTATTTTGTTATTCCACAAGCCATATCAAAATATTAATTATGAGGAAATGGAGAGCAATGCTAAATTAACATCTTATTTGGTAGAGTCTTTAAATGGAATTTCTACTGTGAAATCTTATAATGCTGAAAAAGAAGTGTTTTTTCAAACAGAAAGTCATTTTGTTAATTTATTAAAACATGTATTTAAAAGAGGAATGTTATCTAATTTACAAGGTTCTATTAAATTGGGGCTTGAATTAATTGGGGGTACAGTGATTCTTTGGATTGGCGCTATACAAGTTTTAGAAGGAAATATGACTATTGGTGAATTAATTACATATAATGCACTTTTAGCATATTTTTTAGATCCAATTGAGAACTTAATAGGAATTCAACCTACTATGCAGTCGGCATTAGTTGCAGGGGAAAGATTAAATGAAGTTTTTGATTTAGAGTTAGAAAAATCTGAGAAAGAATTTAATAAAGTTTCTATTAAAAAGTTATCCGGTAATATTAAATGTTCTAATGTTACATTTCGTTATGGTACTAGAAAAAATATTTTAAATGGTATTAGTTTTTCAATTGATTCTGGAAGTCAAATAGCTTTTGTTGGAGAAAGTGGTTCTGGAAAAACGACTATTTCAAAGTTATTAATGGGATTTTATGATTCGAGGGAAGGCGAAATTCATTATGATGATTATCATATCAGAGAAATTAATAAAACATCATTGAGAGATCGTATCTCATATGTTTCTCAAGAATCATTTTTCTTTAGTGGATCAATTTATGATAATTTACGATTTGGATTAGATAATAAAGTTACATTAGAAGAAATTATAAAAGTATGTAAAGATGCAGCGATTCATGATTTTATTAGTGAATTACCGTTACGCTATGATACTTTGTTAGAAGAAAATGCATCGAATTTATCAGGTGGTCAAAGACAGCGTTTAGCAATTGCAAGATCTTTATTGAAAAATCCGGATATTTTAATTTTAGATGAAGCGACAAGTAATTTAGATTCTACAACTGAGAAATTGATTACTGATATGTTAAAAGAATTAAGGCATAAAGGAATTACAGTAATTATGATTGCTCATAGATTAAGTACAATTCAACATGCAAATAAGATTTTTGTTATGGAAAAGGGAATGGTAATAGAAGAAGGTTCTCATGAAGAATTGTTATTTATTAAAGGTGAATATTATCGTCTATGGAAAAATCAAACGATTCATGCTGAACATATAGATTCACAACTTCATGTAATGCGAGGAAATCAATATGAATAA